A single genomic interval of Vulpes vulpes isolate BD-2025 chromosome 3, VulVul3, whole genome shotgun sequence harbors:
- the ZMAT3 gene encoding zinc finger matrin-type protein 3 isoform X1 — MILLQHAGLPLPKRPSSSPPMSVAARSTGTLQLPPQKPFGQEASLPLAGEEELPKGGEQDSALEELCKPLYCKLCNVTLNSAQQAQAHYQGKNHGKKLRNYYAANSCPPPARMSNVVEPVAPPAVPVAPQMGSFKPGGRVILATENDYCKLCDASFSSPAVAQAHYQGKNHAKRLRLAEAQSNSFSEASEAGQRRTRKEGNEYKMMPNRRNNMYTVQNNSAGPYFNPRSRQRIPRDLAMCVTPSGQFYCSMCNVGAGEEMEFRQHLESKQHKSKVSEQRYRNEMENLGYV, encoded by the exons ATGATCCTCTTGCAACACGCCGGGCTTCCTCTGCCTAAGCGGCCCTCATCCTCTCCTCCTATGTCAGTGGCCGCCAGGTCTACAGGAACCTTGCAACTTCCTCCACAGAAGCCTTTTGGGCAGGAGGCTTCCTTGCCTCTGGCAGGGGAAGAAGAGTTACCTAAGGGAGGGGAGCAAGACTCTGCCCTGGAGGAGCTATGTAAGCCCCTGTACTGCAAACTCTGCAATGTTACCTTGAACTCAGCGCAGCAAGCCCAAGCTCATTATCAG gGTAAAAATCATGGTAAGAAACTCCGAAATTACTATGCAGCCAACAGTTGTCCTCCTCCTGCCAGAATGAGCAATGTGGTAGAACCTGTGGCTCCTCCAGCTGTTCCTGTTGCTCCGCAG ATGGGTTCCTTTAAGCCAGGAGGCAGAGTGATCCTGGCCACAGAGAATGATTACTGTAAGCTCTGTGACGCCTCCTTTAGTTCTCCGGCTGTGGCTCAGGCTCACTATCAAGGGAAGAATCATGCCAAGAGGCTGCGGCTGGCGGAAGCTCAGAGTAACTCATTCTC gGAAGCCTCAGAGGCTGGTCAGCGGCGGACCCGGAAAGAAGGGAATGAGTATAAGATGATGCCTAATAGGAGGAATAATATGTATACAGTACAGAATAATTCAG CAGGTCCTTACTTCAATCCCCGCTCTCGGCAGAGAATTCCACGAGATCTGGCCATGTGTGTTACTCCAAGTGGCCAGTTTTACTGCTCCATGTGTAATGTTGGGGCCGGTGAAGAGATGGAGTTCCGACAGCATTTAGAGAGCAAGCAACATAAAAGCAAGGTGTCTGAACAGCGGTACAGAAATGAGATGGAGAATCTGGGATATGTATAG
- the ZMAT3 gene encoding zinc finger matrin-type protein 3 isoform X2 has protein sequence MILLQHAGLPLPKRPSSSPPMSVAARSTGTLQLPPQKPFGQEASLPLAGEEELPKGGEQDSALEELCKPLYCKLCNVTLNSAQQAQAHYQGKNHGKKLRNYYAANSCPPPARMSNVVEPVAPPAVPVAPQMGSFKPGGRVILATENDYCKLCDASFSSPAVAQAHYQGKNHAKRLRLAEAQSNSFSEASEAGQRRTRKEGNEYKMMPNRRNNMYTVQNNSGPYFNPRSRQRIPRDLAMCVTPSGQFYCSMCNVGAGEEMEFRQHLESKQHKSKVSEQRYRNEMENLGYV, from the exons ATGATCCTCTTGCAACACGCCGGGCTTCCTCTGCCTAAGCGGCCCTCATCCTCTCCTCCTATGTCAGTGGCCGCCAGGTCTACAGGAACCTTGCAACTTCCTCCACAGAAGCCTTTTGGGCAGGAGGCTTCCTTGCCTCTGGCAGGGGAAGAAGAGTTACCTAAGGGAGGGGAGCAAGACTCTGCCCTGGAGGAGCTATGTAAGCCCCTGTACTGCAAACTCTGCAATGTTACCTTGAACTCAGCGCAGCAAGCCCAAGCTCATTATCAG gGTAAAAATCATGGTAAGAAACTCCGAAATTACTATGCAGCCAACAGTTGTCCTCCTCCTGCCAGAATGAGCAATGTGGTAGAACCTGTGGCTCCTCCAGCTGTTCCTGTTGCTCCGCAG ATGGGTTCCTTTAAGCCAGGAGGCAGAGTGATCCTGGCCACAGAGAATGATTACTGTAAGCTCTGTGACGCCTCCTTTAGTTCTCCGGCTGTGGCTCAGGCTCACTATCAAGGGAAGAATCATGCCAAGAGGCTGCGGCTGGCGGAAGCTCAGAGTAACTCATTCTC gGAAGCCTCAGAGGCTGGTCAGCGGCGGACCCGGAAAGAAGGGAATGAGTATAAGATGATGCCTAATAGGAGGAATAATATGTATACAGTACAGAATAATTCAG GTCCTTACTTCAATCCCCGCTCTCGGCAGAGAATTCCACGAGATCTGGCCATGTGTGTTACTCCAAGTGGCCAGTTTTACTGCTCCATGTGTAATGTTGGGGCCGGTGAAGAGATGGAGTTCCGACAGCATTTAGAGAGCAAGCAACATAAAAGCAAGGTGTCTGAACAGCGGTACAGAAATGAGATGGAGAATCTGGGATATGTATAG